CCTCCCATCCACCCTCTGGACTCACAGGGGAGACAGTGAGGGGGGGAAACACGTCATGCCATTGCAGCTACAATGATGAAGGTCACATCTTTACATAGTCCAGTTGTGTCATGGAAACCCAGATTTGGATGGGttcttttgtatgttttcagTTGAAATGAAAAGCTGAATTCAACTATTCAGCACAAAATGTTGTGATTGAGTCAACAACATAAATGGTCCTCCTGAGAAATCAGCGACCATGTTTCCATTTCATGTATAATGTCAATCCCCCGGTACCGTGGAATTACTGTTAAAAGGGAAGTGTCAGCAGCACCAGATCCACTCATGCTGAAAACATTACGGTCAACTTCTGTGTGCATAAAGGTGAGTGTACAGTCCTTGATCCTAATACTCATAGAGCACAGGACGTCGCAGGATCAACATTAAGAGTGACAACACCAATGGAAATAAGCAATGTTTGCATTATGCATGTTTCACCTGATTGGAGTACAAGAGTCTGGATGCTGCAATGTATCTGACATCAGACTAGTTTGTATCATATTATGTTTAAACAGTTGTGGATTGTGTCAGATGTCAGTCAAAGTCCAGAAAAATTTCACAAAGGCCATTATTCACCAAGAAACCAAATCAATTGTGACTTACAGATCATTAATATTGGAAGAAAATGAGCAGCGAATTCTGATATTTGTAAAGTGGGGAGAAGTGTGAGGGTTTCCTTTAATTAATGAAATAACGCCACAATCTGCTACATATTTCCTCACACACATTACCTTCCTTCACAcactttttaaagctttaatgcgtaaccttttgatattaatatatGTATTACAAATCAACTCAAGTAAAGATAAATagctcttctgaagagtccatcatgtttttcaaTCCTCCCTGACCTCCTTGGCTACAAGTGACTGAGgggtggaggggtggaggggtgggggcgcgTGCGCAATCacgtaaggcttgtatcatgtggacgtgccgacagttttgttgtcattcttCAGACTTCCTCAttggggcaacagaaactacacactatagctttaaactaATGTAATGCAAATAGAGAGGGGTCATGAAAAACGGGGTTCAAATGTGAGGACCAACAACACTGAACAAACGCTCTGATGGGCACACGTTGTGAATGTGGCATTTGTTCCTAAAATGCATTTTgaagttaaaaagctcaaatatGGAAACCTGACGTGACACATGAACTACTTGTCATTCTGTTTCACTCAAAATTGACTACTGCTACTTTATTAGTGAACACTTTTTTGATCGTGTGGCTACTagcataagaaaaaaacattttatgatttGACTGATTGATTTCCAAGGATTGAGAATTAGAATGAGGCTTATGGGCCCCCGGCAGATCTGAGATGACAGTAAAGCACACAAAATGGACATCCAGACATTGAAGTTTTAGGAAAATGGAAAGATTATCAAGAGTTTGGTGTTTTATGCTGCTGCTCTGACTCAATCATTGCCATTAACAGAACAGCGCCCTTGCTGGTATGTCAAATGGACTGCATCTATTTAGCGCCTTTACAACATCTCACATTAGccttcacacaccacacacccgcCGGcccgtccacacacacacacacacacacacacacacacacaccacacacacacacaacacacacacacacacacaccaacacaccacaccacacacaccacaactgCAGAAGCTGCCATGCAATGCGTGAACCTGCTCAGTACCAGCACTCTGGGGTtttgtcttgctcaaggacaccaTGCAGTCAGGAGGAGACAACCAGGAGTCGACCATGATAACTGGTCAACCACACACAAGCAGCAGACTGACCTACAGTACTGCTGAACGACCTTTgtagaaatgtacagtatattatattgGAAGACCATTATTTTCATGCATCTTTTTGCCAGACATTGTGGGTATTCACCAAAAACATTCTTCATAATGTACGCCGACACACGGAGCCTCAGGGTGGACGGTATGTTTTCAAAGAGATTTGTGTAGCTACACTACTACAGTACTTTGATTAATACTAAAGGAcaatatgtacattttaaaaagaatgtgtTACAGCTGTAGCTACTTTTTATGACTACTATGCAGCAAGCTTTCTGCTTTCAGATAGACTGATGTGCCcttgaaaaacagaaatatttattCTTCTAGTTCTTGAATTTGTTCCTTTGGAGGATGATAACACTAATCTTTGCAACAGttacccccaccccctcccgaAAGTGTAATCCTGGACATTCAAGACCTTGATCTACTCAAGGCCAACCCCACATAGAAATCAGTGGGTGTGTTATGAGATGCAGCAAACACAGCGACATGGAGTTATTGTGCCTCTGTTGACAGTAGAGAGCGCAAGTGAGTGatttgggcatttaaaacctcagttaggttttgttttctattctgGTACTCTGTACACCTCTGCACACCAACCCAGTGCACCTTGCTGTCCGTTTGTCCTCCCCCCAGACAGTTAATGGGAGAGGACTGCTTATTAAAAGTGGCTGAGAAGGGTAGAGGAGGTGTAGCAAGGCAATTGGGCTGGTTTCAGATTTTCCTTTCATTCATTCTCCTTTAAGGTAGCCGTTAGCATCATTTGCCATCCCTCTGCcaccctctctccttctcccacCACCCACGGTTCCTCCTGCCCCGGCATCTAACTCATTGTTTGACCAACCGTCCTCGGGCCCCTTGTGGAATCGCAGCCGAAGCGTTTTCCGGATAACAAAGCGCTCCACGGTGAAGCTGGCGCAGAACCAGGGCACGGCGTACTCGGCTGTGATCAGTCCCATGAAGTTGTAGCGGAACTCGGAGTAGTCCCAGGGGCAGGCGTTGAACTGACGCAGCAGCAGCCCCGTGCCAAACTCCCACAGGTACGTCCACAAAGTGTAGATGACACAGCGCAGCAGCACGGGGCAGTGGTCGCGCAGCTTCAGGTACATCCGCTCCACGATGAGGATGCAGGTGCCGTAGATGAAGAACGCCCACACGCTGGTCACGCCGGGGAACTTCCAGTTGCAGTTCACCACAAACTCCCAGGCTGCTGTGAACATCACCTCGCAGAAGTAGCCATGGATGGCGTAGAGGTACCAGCGTGACAGCGCTGTCAGAGGTACAGGAGCCTCTGGGGTTTCCGCGGTCACCATCTTTCCTCTTGCTTTCACGCAAATTTTCTATCTGTGATAATGCGATGCAGGTCTGAGGAGAAAGTGGCGAAAGCAAGGTgtaagacagagacacacaggcagCACGGTACAATATCATCAACtccatcaaactttatttaaagTTCATGAAATCAAACTCCGTTTTTGATACCTGCTAGGATTGCTCGGCATTTCTTTCTGAAATAGACATTTAATGTGTTTACGTTGCAGACGACACATACGCCCATTCGACACAATcacttacatttacatattcacAAAAGCAACTAAAATGAGATTTGAAAATGGTATTACTAAGCTCTTccagatatttaaattaaaaacaaactactctttctaataaaaataataaatataaagtgggaatttcaaaataaaggtgcACTTTAAAGATGACGCTATTAACTGAGATTTCCGCTTTGTGTCGATAATATTGGATCCTTGAGGATTAAATCAATTACAATCTAGATCGATGTATTGTTAAATCCTATTATTTTGTAGCGGAGTTCGCCTTTTCTGCATGAAAACAATGCAGCATGTAATACAGCGTTATTTTAACACATTGATGTTTGCCTAAACTAATTGGTATCCTATAAAAAACTTGACTGAGTTACTGATAAGTAAAACTGAACGTTCTACTGCTActgtttcacattaaaagcgCTCAATTGGCAAAACATGGGGTGATTTTTATTGTAAAGAAGTCAAAGGACAGGAAATGTATGTCACCTCTGTAAATGCTAACCATGGTTTTCTATATTTTTGACAGCGGCTCAGTTCTACATATTGCAGggcacaaaaattaaaaaacagccCCAGTGAGCTGTTAGATAAAGAGCTGCTAGCTGCACACCTCCAACTCCTCAGCAAGTAACCAAGTCCTTTTactgtgtcctcctgttgtgTGGAAAACTACTTATGCTGTGCGTAGCATGAAATCATCACGGTTGCTCATGACATAATGGAAAAAACGCAGATCATTGACggatttttttttggctgcACTGTAACCGGATATACCAGTTGATCTTCAGTTAAAAGGTAGCTGTTTGGGTGTTTGCTGACATAGACAGTAACCACGAGTGTCCCCAAATCAACCAGGGCTGAAAAATGAAGGCTTACAACTTAAATTGCAAATGATGCCTAGCCAAAAGTTTAATTAAGGACAAGGCAATAAACACTTCAGGAAGATGAAATGAGAGACAGCAGGACTTCAGAGGACTTTAACGCTATGGCCTTCCCTCACTTGATGCTatttactgactgactgagggGGTCTCTTATGTAAGGTATAGCTTCATCATCTGACTGCCTACATCATGTGTTCTTTTTCTAAATCTCATAGCTTGACACACACAAGCTCTGGTATCAGGTGTCAGGAGGCCCACGCAGGGTTGGatccttcctcttctttctttatCACACCGCATGTctaataaaaaacactaaaggCATACAGCATCATACAGAGGAGTTCAAAGACCATACGATTGAGAAGGCCACTGAGCATTTATCTTCTGCTAAACAATGCCCCCAGAGGAAACTGTGTCacatcaaaaaaacattatacaaTGGATCATAACCGCTCTGCAAAATACAAGCTCAGAGAAAAGTCAGGAGTACAAAAGGGCTCTTTTTGACTTCAAAAGGCTGGCTGTGGCCCAGGGTGGGCTCGTGGGGATTAACACATTTCTCCCAAAACAAGAAACAAGGGTTTCATGTGGAGAACTGGGCCAAAGCAATGGATAACTGACCTCTGTTAACCCCTTATACCATTTTTACACTGCCTGCCTGAGAAACTCTCCCACTCCTTTCATCTATCCAAGCCCACCTGGGTCAAACCCTGTTTTGCTCAATATTTTAAGCATTATGCTTTATCCGGCGGAGAGAACTGGATGGAGTAAAATGGGTTTACTACATAAGAAACATCTACAATTAGCTGACtgttatagtaaaaaaaatgctaaacagggataaaatacaacaaaagtcCGGGACTGAAACCCACGTTGCTGTGATGACATGATAAGCGTCTTAAAACCGTAATATGCCAGGGTGTCCCCACATACCCTTTCTGTGTGTATTAAGGCCTATCTATTGACTTGCTGCCTCGGCATGAAACAGCTCACACACTGGGTGCtgggctgttgttgttgttgttgttgctgctgctgctgctactggaGTATATCGCCCACCAACCCACATTGGTCCTATGTATTGATCAACAAGGTTCC
Above is a genomic segment from Etheostoma spectabile isolate EspeVRDwgs_2016 chromosome 20, UIUC_Espe_1.0, whole genome shotgun sequence containing:
- the tmem229b gene encoding transmembrane protein 229b codes for the protein MVTAETPEAPVPLTALSRWYLYAIHGYFCEVMFTAAWEFVVNCNWKFPGVTSVWAFFIYGTCILIVERMYLKLRDHCPVLLRCVIYTLWTYLWEFGTGLLLRQFNACPWDYSEFRYNFMGLITAEYAVPWFCASFTVERFVIRKTLRLRFHKGPEDGWSNNELDAGAGGTVGGGRRREGGRGMANDANGYLKGE